The Coffea arabica cultivar ET-39 chromosome 6e, Coffea Arabica ET-39 HiFi, whole genome shotgun sequence genome contains the following window.
ACCAGAAAGGCCTCCTTTTTGCCAAGCCTCCGGCTTTTGATAGCGAGGGGAAAATGAAGGACTACTTGCAGAAGCTCAAAGAATCTCTTTCGCTTACCCTGGTTCATTTCTATCCCTTAGCTGGACGCCTTGCGACTCTAAAACAGGAAAATCCTCCAATTTATTCCATCTATGTTGATTGCACGAATCTTCCCGGAGCTAAATTTGTTCACGCATCAGTAGACTTGACCATTGACGATATTCTCACACCTATCTATATGCCCAAAATTGTATATTCATTCTTTGATCATGTTGGTGCAGTCAACCATGATGGTCATTCCATGTCTTTGATGAGCATTCAGGTGACAGAGTTAAAGGATGGCATCTTCATTGGATGGTCAACCAACCATTTGCTGGTGGATGGGACGTCATTTTGGCATTTCATCAACACATGGTCCGAGGTGTTCAATGCCAAGGGGCAAATTTCAACCATCTCCAGACCACCTATTTTGAAACGTTGGTTTCCTGAGGGACACAGATCCCCTGTTTTCAGCCTTCCATTTGCTCACCATGATGAATTCATCAGCAGATTTCAAACCCCTGAGTTGCTGGAAAGGTATTTCCACTTTTCAGCAGAGTCATTGGCGAAActcaaagcaaaagcaaatgcTGAATGCAACTCCACCAATATTTCTACCTTCCAGGCACTGTCAGCTCTCCTTTGGAGGTGTATCACCAGGGCTCGAAACATGCCATCTGATCAACAGACGAGTGCTGGAACGTCTGTAAACAGCAGGTTAAGGATAAATCCGCCCTTGTCCGAGGAATATTTTGGTAACTGTGTACAGGTAGTGGCAGTAACAACTACTTGTGGTGAATTGCTGACAAATGGACTCGGATGGGCGGCCTGGAAATTGCACGAGCTGGTGATCAATCAAACGGACAGAAGTATACGCGAATGGGTTGAATCATGGGTGAAATCGCCCTTTATAGTTTGGATTGGCCGGTTTTCCAACAGGATCCAAATTGGAAGTTCTCCCAGGTTCAATATTTATGGGAGCGAATTTGGACTTGGCAAAGCATTAGCAGTTCGAAGTGGTTTTGCCAACAAACCTGATGGGAAAATAACGTTGTTTCCCGGAAGAGAAGGCGGAGGAAGCATGGACGTGGAGGTTTGTCTTCTACAGCAAAGTATGAGTTTTCTAGAATCTGACCAGGAATTCATGGAGAATGTCTCATCATAAAGTTCCCTTTGAAATGATCTTGGTGATCATTCCATAAGATCAAGAAATGGGCTCATCATTCCTTTAGGAGACGTGGTTAGGCAGCACTCTGAACCTTACATTCAGATATTTCTAGTCCATGGATTAGTAGAATGTActtcagggaaaaaaaaaagaaaagaataaatgtGGGTGCGTTGTGACTCTAGTGTGGATACATTCATACATAGTAGTTTATGCATGTGGTGGAGGCTTATTGCACATTATCTTCTTATACAATAATGTTTATTTCACAAATTGGTGACCAAATGTTTTATTTACCGTTTTAGTAGCAGTAACACGTTAGTGTTTGTTAATATTTGCTCCTAAATAATTTAAGAGAATTTATTTGACAGCGCAGTTACTAAAATACCGAAGAGGTACAATAGGAAGtattatacatacatatattatatgaattctttttttttaaaaaaagtattgGAATTgtagtgcaaaaaaaaaaaactaatacaaAAATACGTATATAAAATTGTACGTGAATGATACAAATAAACACAAGTAAAATTACTATAATTGTCGAATATGTTATATTCATATCACTTTTTATTTCTCATCCTAGTTATGAGAtgctaaatttattaaaatcttATTAACTAATTACTTTTTTCTATGTAAATCTATAAAACCTATTGCATATGTTGCCACTACTTTGGATATATCTTGAAAGATATGTTATTATTCTTACTCaaactttaaaaatttttcaaaattatgaaGTATAATTCGTGACATATAATACTTCAACGGTTTATCACGTATTTTATacaattaattgaaaaatataagtattttttttagtatttttgaaATGTACAAATTTGACAACTCACAAAAATTAACAAGTAATAGCATAACAAAATAGAGTAGCAGTATCCAAGACCCAATTTACTTGATAGAGACATTAACCACTAcaagaaatatatttttcagtGACAAAAATTTATGTGACAACAAAAATCTTGTCACAGATAACCTAATTCAGTGACGACATTAGGTGTCATCACAGATGAGTACAGCACAAGCATAATCAGTGACAACATTGGAAGTTGTCATTCTCAACTCGTCACGAAATAGTTGGCGCCCATCTCATTTGATGCCGCGGGAAATGAATTTATGACAACTCAAGTAAAGTCGTCACAAACGCACTCTCTACAGTGACAACATAACTTGTTGTCATTGAAAGTCTACCCGATTCcaattttgtgacaactttttgtATCACTGTATACTATAGTATTTTCATCAActttcactaattctactatgacaccctaattttattttttagcccccaattcttttatattagcaaAAGCACCGAAgatatgacaccctaattttataatttagcccctattcattacgtattagcaaaatgcaaatgatataataacaaaCTATTTTTAGATACTTGTAATTTTTGCTAAGTTGACATAATAGACATGTCTGAGCATAAAAATTTTTTCACGAATTGTTTATTATTCCTtataacaacccccaaaaatcaataactgaaataatttgaaaaagtgtaattgaatataatttgtagtctaatgttagcactgtgaaagattagtataacgtgtaatacatcataagtaataattattttcatatggaatgggtatatacgaaattaaaattattcagtaaaatatctgtcgtgcaataagattgagagttgtaacacatttaacagaatatttgattacatgtttcttttaatttattataaaaactaagtaatagacAAAGAGTAAGATAAGCATGAGTAAGAAGTGCTATACTGTATATAAGCAATTCTATAgtattttcatcaaatttcactaattctactatggcaccctaattttattatttagccCCCAATTCTTTTATATGAGCAAAAGCACCGAAgatatgacaccctaattttataatttagcccctattcattacgtattagcaaaatgcaaatgatataataacaaactatttttaaatatttgtaatttttgctaaGTTGACATAATAGACATGTCTGAGCATAAAAATGTTTTCACGAATTGTTTATTATTCCTtataacaacccccaaaaatcaataactgaaataatttgaaaaagtgtaattgaatataatttgtagtctaatgttagcactgtgaaagattagtataacgtgtaatacatcataagtaataattattttcatatggaatgggtatatacgaaattaaaattattcagtaaaatatctgtcgtgcaataagattgagagttgtaacacatttaacagaatatttgattacatgtttcttttactttattataaaaactaagtaatagacAAAGAGTAAGATAAGCATGAGTAAGAAGTGCTATACTGTATATAAGCGATTCTATGcatgttaaatttttgaaacatgttTTATTGTGTAAGTTTTATTGTAAGGTAAtttcttaaataatttgtatattgAGTTGTCCAAACCCAAAAAGATGTATATAGACACAaacaagcacacatatatatacatgcacaaaaaagaaaccaatatcaaataatttatttgatatttatagatgagattaaggaaaaaaaaagagattaagtATGAAAAAGGCGAcctgaaaaaaaattttggctaaaaaaaaaagaaaaaagatgtatGAAGCTAAAGGCGTGAATCCTGGAATCTCAAAGACGTGCTtagatgccaaaaaaaaaagagtgccAGTCTGAAATCTGAAAGAGGCGCGAGGCGAGTGGCTGAAATCTCtacaaaacgacgtcgttttggtTGTTCACACACAAACAAAAGTCTCGCCGCTTCTCTCTTCCAACACTTAGACAAATTTCATTCTCAGTCTTTCCTTCCTATGGTGAACTAACCCTTCCTTCCCGTAGATTCGAAATGCCGCTCGCCACCGTTAGCCGCTGAAGTCCGCCGCAATCCACCAGCTCAGGTGAAGGAAAATAGAGGAGGGCTTTGGCAGTAGAACAAAACAGAGGGAAAagaacaaaacaagaaaaaaaaagaacaaaatagaGGAGACAAAAAGGGCGGCGCACAAGTGAGCAAGAAAAGCTGAGGGGGAAGCCTGAGAAAGGGCGGCTAGGTTTTagaggagaaaaagagaaacagaAGAGCAGAGAAGCAGCTAGGGTTCTTGGAAGGGAGGCCTTGAgcgtgaaaagaaaaaaaacagagtGAAGGAAGAGTGGCGGCTGACGGGAAGATCAGGAGAGAAAGACGCGGCAACGGACAGAGGAGGAAGAACCAGGTCACCACCAGTCCGCCTCCGCTCTGCTGCTGTCTGCCATCGCCAACACCGCGCACAACCTCCTGGGCTGCTGCCGTTCTCTGTAACACTAGATGAAGGCTCTCGGACGAAGTCAGACCTAGTCATCTTCCAATTCCAACTCACCGTCTTCGGCTTCGTCATAATCGCCGTCGCCACCGCTCAAGTAAGAGCACTATAAGTCGcccctttttctttgaatttcagttCCTTCCCAAGTCCTCTAAGCATGTCTGCCATGGCTTCGTTTATTGCAATTGCCCCGTTGATTGTTCAAATTTTAGCATGCGCATGTTATATcatgattgaatttgaaatccctTGTACTTCTGATGATTTTGGGGCCAACCGTGGCTTCATTTGAGCAAagaattgctggaatttttcatgTTCGTTTACTGTTTGTTGAAATGCCCAAGTGGTCTAACAGCAGGCCGTAACAGGGCATTCGTTCAATGCTCATTGCTGCATTTTATCTTTCCCTATCCCTGTCTCAAGTTTTGGTTGATGAACTTGTAAATCTGATTAGCATATCAGGACTGCCTCTGAATTTCATAGCTTTCTTTCTAATAACTACACATtgtgagatttttttttcccccgaAGGGTATGACATGCTCTGCCCTACAAAATGGGAGAAAGTATCAACTTTAAGGCCACTTTTGAAGCGAACATATATATAGTTGTAATAATTTCAAGCCGGTTGCTTGCAGTTTAACATGATCACGGTATAGATTTTTGGCAACCCAAACGCCAGATTTCAAGTCGAACCACTCCACAGGCGGTTTGGGCCGGCCACAAAAGGATTATTTTAAAGTTGGGCAGTCGTAGTGAAGGGTGCATACACTTTTCAGCCAACTCATTAGTTCTGCTGCTCAATCAGTCAACCTCCAAAGACTGGCTAACTTCATTTTAAACTGTAGATAGGGTAGGTCAGTttaagggtaaaaaaaaaaaaaactgaatttAGATACTTATAATACTACTGTACTCTAACATGGCCAGATTGCTGAGTTCATTACCAATTACTTCACAGTCACTACTGAGTTCGAACAGGTGCCAAAACTAGAATGTCGTCCCAGGGCATTCGTTCAATGCTCATTGCTGCATTTTATCTTTCCCTATCCCTGTCTCAAGTTTACGCATTTGAGTCTGGTTGATGAACTTGTAAATCTGATTAGCATATCAGGACTGCAGGCTGAGTTTCGTGATGTTTCTGCTTCTTGGTTTTGTCTCATTGCCTGGTTTGATATTCAATCTGATAGGGAATCCgcaattgaaaatgaaaattgcagCTAGTGTTGTCGAAACCTTCAGTTTGCCGAAATCTTCTTCCATTTCTTTTGCATGAAAGTCTCATAAAAAACTTGTATTCTCTTTAGTTTGATATTACAAAAGTATTTTGTACTAAAGGCTGATGTGTCTATATCTAGGACATGGATAAAACTTGGATGAAGATTAGCAATAGGAAGGACAAGGCTTATGAACTCGGAGTCAAAAATTTCCTCAAGTTTGCATATtctcaaaaagttgaaaatcagaaaatcccaTGCCCATGTACACAATGCAATAATTTTTGTAACCAAACTAAAACAGTTGTGGAGGATCACTTATTGACTCAAGGCATTCGTAAAAGCTACACAAGATGGATACACCATGGGGAACAATTTCGACACCAAAATTGTGGGGATAGTACTAAACATGGGGATGGAGAGGAGGATAGTGATACTGAAGATTTAAATGACATGTTGCACGACATTGGGACAGCACAATGGGGGGACAATTGGGCTGGTAGGGAAGAATCAACGGATGATAGTCTAAATGCGAATCATAGTGACACAAATAACTTTCTTAAATTGTTAGAAGATGCAAAAAAGGAGCTGTATCCAGGGAATCATTTTTACTCAAAGTTATCCTTTGTAGTCACTTTGCTCCATTTGAAAACAATGAGCGGGTGGACCATAAAGTCCTTCAATgcattgctggaaatttttagCCATGCACTACCTCCTGAAGCCACAGTTCCCAAGTCTTTTGCTGATGCTAAGAAGCTCATTCGAGACTTAGGTTTTAAATCTGAAAAAATCCATGCTTGTGTCAATGATTGTGTTCTCTTCCgcaaggaaaatgaaaattttgacacTTGTCCAAATCTAAATTGTAAAGAACCTCGCTACAAGATGGCAGGTTCAAGAGTTCCACGCAAAGTTTTGCGTTACTTTCCTTTGAAGCCTAGGCTGCAACGATTATATACCCACAAAGAAATAGCTTCAGATATGAGATGGCATAAAGAAAAGTGTGTGCATGATGATAACATCATGCGGCATCCAGCAGACAGTGAAGCATGGAAACACTTTGATAGGTTGCATCCGGACTTCGCCGTTGATCCTAGAAATGTGAGGTTAGGTCTTGCAACTGATGGTTTCAATCCTTTTGGGACCATGAGTAGTGCTTATAGCATCTGGCCTATTTATCTAGTGCCATACAATCTGCCCCCTTGGAAGTGTATGAGagatcctttctttttcctatcAATGCTAATTCCTGGGCCTAAATCCCCGGGAAATGAGATTGATGTTTACATGGAGCCTCTAATAGATGAACTGAATGAAATGTGGCTTGGTGTTGAAACATATGATGCATATAGTGGCAAGAAATTTGACCTCCGGGCAGCTTTACTATGGACTATAAATGATTTTCCAGCTTATGCAATGCTGTCCGGATGGAGTACGAAAGGGTATCAAGCATGTCCTATTTGCATGGTTGAGACAACTTGCGTACATTTACCACACCGAAAAAAGTTGTGTTACACAGGTCATCGCCGCTTCTTACCCATTGACCATTCTTGGCGGCGAGAAAAAAAACCTTTCGATGGCAATGTGGACTTTAGGAATCCTGTTGCACCTTTATctggaaatgaaattttggatcaGGTACAAAATATGGAGGTAAATTTTGGGAAGACCAAGGCGCAATCCAATGCAAAGAAACGCAAGCGTTCTGAGAGTGGTTTGAACTGGACAAAGAAAAGTTGTTTCTTTGAGTTACCATATTGGGCAGACCTCCTTCTTAGGCATAATTTGGATTTAATGCATGTGTCAAAAAATGTCTCAGAGGCTGTCATTGCCACAATTATGGATATTGAAAACAAAACCAAAGACCACTGGTTGTGTCGTCAAGATTTGAAGGATTTGGGTTTGAAAAAAGAGCTACATTTGATTCCAAATGGCGACTCTTATATCATGCCACATGCCTGTTACAGCCTAAccaaggaggagaaaaaaaaagtatgtgAGTTCTTGAATTCTGTCAAATATCCAGATGGATTTGCCTCAAACATTTGCCGATGTATAAAGAATGGCCAGTTTCAAATTTCTGGAATGAAAAGTCATGACTTCCACATTTTTATACAAAGGCTACTCCCACTTGCAATCCGtggaagtttaacaaaagaagtTCGGCAAGTGCTATTCGAGTTAAGTGAATTCTTCAAAAAATTATGTGCTAGAACATTACATAGAGAGGTTCTGGAGGAGTTAGGCCAAAAAATTGCAGTCATCTTATGTAAATTAGAGAGGTTGTTCCCTCCAGCTTTCTTCGATATAATGATGCACTTGATGGTTCACTTGCCTGCTGAAGCTATCCTTGGCGGTCCAGCTCAATATCGTTGGATGTTCCCATTTGAGAGGTAGAGAGTTGAACATATAGCcttgtaagttttttttttattaaagacCACTGCAATCttctaatttcttttattttcctttgagaaaGACATATGGCAGTGCTGAAAAGTTATGTTGGGAATAAGGCCCGGCCAGAGGGATGCATTGCTGAGCGGTACATAGATAAAGAATGCTTGACATTCTGCTCTATGTACCTAGACAATATCGATACGATATTCAACAAGCCTGAACGAAACAATGATAGGGGATATAATACTGGTGAATTGTCCATTTTTTCATGCCCTGGTCGTCCATTTGGAGGTCCCAAAAGGGGCAATTTCCTTGACTCAGAGCTGGaaaaaattcatacatttataTTGAACAATTGTGATGAGCTTGAGGACTATATAAAGTAAGCTTTTAATGTTAATTAAAGCTTGTACCTTTGTTCTATATTTTGATATGTTCAAAGGCAAATTTATACAAGGTGATTGTTTTTGTCTATAGTGCGCATAAAATGGAGTTGGAGGCAGAGAGTGCTGAAAATGTGGACCAAAGGCACGATAGAGAATTTGCAAAATGGGTTAAACAACGTGTATGTTTGTAGTGTCATTTGGACAgcctactttttttttatctctaatACAATAAATTACTGATTTAGGTGAAATTGTCCTTACTAGGTTATGTATGGCAGCGAGGCTTCCAATGGTGAGCTTAGAGCATTAGCATTTGGGCTAGACAACCGAGTTTGCATGTATACGGGTTGCATGGTTAATGGGTATAGGTTTCACACGGAAAATCGGGAAAGGCAAAGAAAGACTCAAAACAGTGGTATTGTAGTTAGAGGTGAGCATGGTAACAAAATGATCGATTTTTATGGTGTGATACAACAAATTATTGAAGTAAGATACTGGCTCgggaaaaaaaaggttataGTATTCAAGTGTGACTGGTGGAAGACCGATGATAGTGCTGGGATGCAAGTGGACAAAGAATGGGGTATCACAAGTGTCAATTCGTCTAGAAAATGGTATGAAGACCAACCATATGTCCTCCCTCAACATGTCCAACAAGTCTTTTATCTTGAAGACTTGAAACTAGGCAAAAACTGGTTTGTCGTCGAGAGGTTCAGTCCAAGGCACTTGTATGATGTTCCTGAAGATTTAGAAAAAGAACCAATGGTTGAGGAAATATATCAAGAAGAAGCAACTGGGGATTTCACTATTATAATAGACCTCGACAATCCACCATTACTTTCAAGAGAAGACAATGAGATACCGAAGGCTGTACCTTCATCCATTGTACATGCTGAGAAGTCAAAAAATAGCTCAAATGGCACCTTTGAAGACTTCattaatgatgatgatgaagtgAATGAACATGAGTCTAACAATGAGGAAGACGAAGAGGAGATTCTTAGTGATAATGACATCGATTCGGAATAGGTGAAATTGATGAGGACTACATGACACTAAATTTAATCTCTTTAACTCCGGCTAACTAGTTTTTATTCCTAAATTATACTATGCTGTAACACTAACTTCTTGTTACTTTTAGATGGCTGGACCAGGAAAGCGAGGCCAAATGCTGCAGAGAAAAGCTCAAGGTGCACAACAGCCTGCAATACCTAATTCAGTTGGAAGCAATCAACCAAGAAGTGCATCCAAGAGTGTATCCTCAGAGGATGCAATATATGTCACTCCAACTTCTTCACCTAGAGAAATTGCTAGTGAGAGTAGGATGATACACCCTCAGACATCTGAGTCTCGTGCATCCGGAGAAAATGAGACAAATCCAGTTTCGGATGAGCAAGAAAATGGTAAGTTAGACTTCATTTTCACGGCTGAAATTAAAAATCAAGTTTCTATTTCATGACTGACTTTGTTAATGTGGTCAAAGTAATGTATGGACTGATATTTGTTAATAGCTATGCTGCTGTCAGCAAGAAGAAGAGGACGTACACGAAATCTATCATTATCAAAAAAAAGGGAGGCTAATGAGACGCTCAccattgaaattgatgattgtaTTCGGCGGATTGTTGGGAAGGATTCTCAATACTTCATCACAGAAGGGGGTTGTGTTGTTAGGAAGGCTGCTAGGCTTAATGTTCCAAAGTGGTCCCATCTCAATCCCGGTGACCGAGAAGGCATATACAGCACGGTTACGGTATTTGTTGTCCTGCTAATACTCTAATTTCATCCAGAAAGTATGAGAGATTTTACTGCTTTAGATTTGCTTGGTTTTAAGTAGATTGCACTGTTATTGTAGGATGAATTTCGATTTCCAGAGCACATCACCTCAAAAACTGCTATTAATAGGCAGTTAAACACACAATATCGAAACCATCGATATCGGCTTCACAAGTATTTCCAGAGTTTTGAATCAAGGCAAGAAGCATTGAGGCAAGTTCCTGAAGGTGTGAGTGAAGAAGATTGGAAGTGGCTGGTCAGCTActttgaaaatgatgaatttaaGGTTAGCTTGTCAAAATAACCTATCCTTTtattaaatttcagatttcactTCACAAATTTGCTAATCTTTGTCAGttaaaattttcactaatttgTGGCAGAAAATTAGTGAACGTAACAAGCAAAATCGTGCCAAAAATGACTGCTACACTACTGTTGGCACAAAATCGCTTGCAAGAGTTGTTGAGGAAAAGGTAATCTGAAACCCAGCCAACAGTTGTACATGTACATCCTTTTTGTCATATgactgaaaatgaaaaaattgaaaatttggacagaaaaggaaagaagatgtCGAGCTTTCAGAGATAGACATGTTTGAGTTAAGTCGAAAGTCAAAGAAGTCAGGGGGGCTGGTAAATGACAAAGCAAAAGAGACCTTGGTGAGCTGTTTCACTTGGATAATGGATTTTTAAATTATTGACATCCATTCCAGCTACATAATGATCATATTTTTTACTTGCCTAGGACAAAATGAGGGAATTGCAGGCTACAACTTCAATGACTAGCAAGGAAATATGCGAGCAAGAACTTGGTTACGTACCTGGACACATCCGCGGTCGTAGTGCAACCAAGAAGCAAGCTGCTGAGGTAGAACGCTGGAGGCATGAGATTGAGGACAGCCGAAAAAGAGCAGATGAAGCAGAAAAACGAGCTGCAGAAGTAACTCAACAATTCACTGCTCAGCAAGAGTTGATTAAGACCTTGCAACAGCAACAAACAGAAACAAGAAGCCTGTATGATGAGTTAGCTAACCAGCTGAAAGACTTGCGCAAATAAGCAACTTCTGTGTCAGGTATAAATAAATTGTTTGCTCTTCATAGTTATTACAATTGAGGCACTTGAATTCTGGTTCTATAAAATAGAGATTCATTTTTAATACAATTGGGTTGCTTGATGTCAATTTAGTTGCTTGATGGCACTTGAAATCTGGttccaccaaatctgattcctGTTTAATGCAATTGAGTTGCTTGAGGCTGATTTAGGTGCTTGAAATCTTGTTCATGTTTAATTACAGCCATTGAGGTGCTGGATGTTGCAACCAAAACTTAGTGTTTTTAAAGCAAATGTGTTTGAACGTTGGGATGTATTCCACTTTTTTCTTTGTCGAAGTCATCTAAATTTTTCTgtatcagaatttttttttgtgctaaggaaaaagaggcacctgtgattgtgtgtgtgtgtgtgtgtttttttttcttgatatacTGTGTGGTTCACGATCATCTAGGCTCTCAATTATTTTCAAGCGGATAGACCAGCTATGATTGTAAACCTGTAAAGCAAGCAGGCTACTAGTCCTGTTGGAGTGTCTAACCTGGATAGTGAACATGTTCTTGTTAATAGAGATTAAGGAGTTTTGATGTGCACATAATATCCAATGTAAACTAGAAAGTTCTCTTAGAACTCTTGAACGTGGTTCAATTGTACTCCACCACATTGGAGCTTTCTTTGAAACAAAAAATATGGCGGATTGGGCTAAATGAATATATGCATTTGCTTAGTTGATCCTTTCTTTTGGTGGCGTTTTTGgtgttttgtgtgtttttggggggggggggcaatGTAGATTTACATAGTAAAGCAAGCCTATACTAGATACAAGTAGATCAGCAAAAACACTTCTGGGACAGGTCCCATTCCAGAGCTAATTTCCAAGGTTACTGTGTTAGTGGAATCTTCCACCAAGCTACTACCACATGTTGTATCTCATCCACAATTAATGGACCTCATAATACTGACAGCTGAAGTTGTCTAAGCTCTGAAGAAAATCTTTCAATAAATAATAAACTTTGCACCCCTAAATCAATTGTCATTCCAttttttaagttggttttttaGCTTCCTGTTTCATCTGTGATCAAGAATAGTTAAAAGTTTGAGGTTCGGACATGCTCTTCATGAAAATGCAGAATAATAATCACAACAATGTTGTTTGATTTATACTTTGGGTAACTTTCGAGATTTTATAGTTGTACAAAGTTTAATAGTGCCTTTATCAAGCTACGCTTTTATTCTTGGTCCACAAGAAAGATTCAATAGAGAAATAGATTAGTTGTATACTTTCGTAGTACGCAATTAACTGTCAATGGTTTGTTCTTGCTTACTATTCAATATATAtaatttcactttatttttGTGTTAAGCAATTTACTTAGATTGCTATAATTTCAAATTAGAGTGACATTAGTTTTTATAATATGGTGCCTATCTAGAAGTGTAGTTCCAGTTTTAACACCAGTGCTCATTGCTTCAATTTTGGTAACGTGTAGGTTCTAACACGATTCCCAAGAAGAAAAAGCCAGTCATTGCTGTGAAGATGGTTTTTGAATTGAAGACTACAAGGCCTATCGTGCTCATGTTTTGTTCTAGATGGGAATCGTGCTCATATTTTTGTATAGAACTTTACTACTCTCTATTGTGGATGGGAAATCACTAGTATTGTAACTGAATGGCTTATTTTGGATGGTGCATGGTTTATGACTCATTTGAGgcaacatttatatatatatgtatttgggTTGATCTTCTATTGGAAATGAATGTTGgctttgtgaggactcgtaaaaactattattttatacctaatttatggcttaataaattatttaattggatttttgccacgaggaatattttctagccttattagacctaaatacatggaaatataacttcgttatatttttaaaatgattcgtttcaaaaattaatttcctggagcgcgtttagtaaaaatagtgaatagtacttggagattttatccgcgtagtagcacaataagcttggaatattggagacttgtactatggtcctaaaataggtaatcttatgagtaaatactcaagtgatagttagtagtgcaatcgttataagaatgcattggaagtttcgcgttatagcgttaaaattgacggtacgcgttttcacacgcgcgactttatttgagggactttagacccttatatcgggacaattaagagtgaataatacttacatgaatataaatgtattggaggttcagtgcactagtgaaccaaacgcgcgagaaaatcgaacctaatcgcgccaaacgcactctactaagagttgactttggagtgattgtGCACCACccatttaatcttctcttggaagcttattttgatcacacttcactct
Protein-coding sequences here:
- the LOC113696001 gene encoding uncharacterized acetyltransferase At3g50280, encoding MAATMNSHHFIHYVSECLVQPKHIPQDSEQRIYLAPWDLCLASLHYNQKGLLFAKPPAFDSEGKMKDYLQKLKESLSLTLVHFYPLAGRLATLKQENPPIYSIYVDCTNLPGAKFVHASVDLTIDDILTPIYMPKIVYSFFDHVGAVNHDGHSMSLMSIQVTELKDGIFIGWSTNHLLVDGTSFWHFINTWSEVFNAKGQISTISRPPILKRWFPEGHRSPVFSLPFAHHDEFISRFQTPELLERYFHFSAESLAKLKAKANAECNSTNISTFQALSALLWRCITRARNMPSDQQTSAGTSVNSRLRINPPLSEEYFGNCVQVVAVTTTCGELLTNGLGWAAWKLHELVINQTDRSIREWVESWVKSPFIVWIGRFSNRIQIGSSPRFNIYGSEFGLGKALAVRSGFANKPDGKITLFPGREGGGSMDVEVCLLQQSMSFLESDQEFMENVSS
- the LOC140009593 gene encoding uncharacterized protein, producing the protein MDKTWMKISNRKDKAYELGVKNFLKFAYSQKVENQKIPCPCTQCNNFCNQTKTVVEDHLLTQGIRKSYTRWIHHGEQFRHQNCGDSTKHGDGEEDSDTEDLNDMLHDIGTAQWGDNWAGREESTDDSLNANHSDTNNFLKLLEDAKKELYPGNHFYSKLSFVVTLLHLKTMSGWTIKSFNALLEIFSHALPPEATVPKSFADAKKLIRDLGFKSEKIHACVNDCVLFRKENENFDTCPNLNCKEPRYKMAGSRVPRKVLRYFPLKPRLQRLYTHKEIASDMRWHKEKCVHDDNIMRHPADSEAWKHFDRLHPDFAVDPRNVRLGLATDGFNPFGTMSSAYSIWPIYLVPYNLPPWKCMRDPFFFLSMLIPGPKSPGNEIDVYMEPLIDELNEMWLGVETYDAYSGKKFDLRAALLWTINDFPAYAMLSGWSTKGYQACPICMVETTCVHLPHRKKLCYTGHRRFLPIDHSWRREKKPFDGNVDFRNPVAPLSGNEILDQVQNMEVNFGKTKAQSNAKKRKRSESGLNWTKKSCFFELPYWADLLLRHNLDLMHVSKNVSEAVIATIMDIENKTKDHWLCRQDLKDLGLKKELHLIPNGDSYIMPHACYSLTKEEKKKVCEFLNSVKYPDGFASNICRCIKNGQFQISGMKSHDFHIFIQRLLPLAIRGSLTKEVRQVLFELSEFFKKLCARTLHREVLEELGQKIAVILCKLERLFPPAFFDIMMHLMVHLPAEAILGGPAQYRWMFPFERHMAVLKSYVGNKARPEGCIAERYIDKECLTFCSMYLDNIDTIFNKPERNNDRGYNTGELSIFSCPGRPFGGPKRGNFLDSELEKIHTFILNNCDELEDYINAHKMELEAESAENVDQRHDREFAKWVKQRVMYGSEASNGELRALAFGLDNRVCMYTGCMVNGYRFHTENRERQRKTQNSGIVVRGEHGNKMIDFYGVIQQIIEVRYWLGKKKVIVFKCDWWKTDDSAGMQVDKEWGITSVNSSRKWYEDQPYVLPQHVQQVFYLEDLKLGKNWFVVERFSPRHLYDVPEDLEKEPMVEEIYQEEATGDFTIIIDLDNPPLLSREDNEIPKAVPSSIVHAEKSKNSSNGTFEDFINDDDEVNEHESNNEEDEEEILSDNDIDSE
- the LOC113696002 gene encoding uncharacterized protein, which codes for MFELSRKSKKSGGLVNDKAKETLDKMRELQATTSMTSKEICEQELGYVPGHIRGRSATKKQAAEVERWRHEIEDSRKRADEAEKRAAEVTQQFTAQQELIKTLQQQQTETRSLYDELANQLKDLRK